The Salvelinus fontinalis isolate EN_2023a chromosome 9, ASM2944872v1, whole genome shotgun sequence genome has a window encoding:
- the LOC129862609 gene encoding anoctamin-10-like, whose product MTSLGDNGSVQTQTKVLSQDSWTQVSCPCCVSKQVEPLVLIQLSDNVQPVTKRWLISLIEASKRHGGAALLAHPGEDECGDVIMVSAPRCTFLKATEDLGLCKKYHNEDMVAFSYHDRDNFSNVDDMQEFLTLAERQYIVKNELDSLQAQKKQRIPGVLEAPGVLEAWENICQKLVRAGVIKDIFPLHNQQRLNDLGRSWYYKKQIWGQPLDAIQSYFGSTVAFYFSFLDFYTWALVPPAFLGLVLTFLLPGGGGVVKEQAVEGVMEEDDDGPSVSGHMVQAVFSMLWSTLFIELWKRRSSSLSHRWGTLNLAERFAGPRPGFHGTLGLNPETGRLEPLFPEWQRQLRVGLVSLPLVGLFLGLVVLGMTGFYHGEALVQGFHQDSGSLFSGALLYLPSMAHIVYTNMLGNVYHSVAMQLTEWENHREESSFQNHHTTKVLLFTFFNNFAVLFHIAFYKQDLPLLRKRLASMLIGNQLMNQCTEVVVPFIVDRFLSAAHKKEQEDDLEVDKLRAQRSLPPFPGLFAEYIELLLQFGYLSLFSCVYPLTAVLLLLNNITEIRGDAYKICKLFRKPFSAPVSNMGVWQTAFEVLGFVSVMSNCWLLLLSPRVQEFCLEGGISGKNIILVAILVEHVLILVKMILAFMIPDEPDWVRIKREQIEFNSMQALGQQKL is encoded by the exons ATGACGTCGCTGGGGGATAATGGCTCTGTCCAGACACAGACCAAGGTCCTGTCCCAGGACTCATGGACGCAGGTCAGCTGTCCCTGCTGTGTGTCTAAGCAGGTGGAGCCCCTGGTCCTCATCCAGCTGTCAGACAATGTCCAGCCTGTCACCAAGAGGTGGCTCATCTCCCTGATTGAAGCTTCAAAGAGACACGGAG GAGCAGCATTGCTGGCCCACCCTGGAGAGGATGAGTGTGGGGATGTGATCATGGTGTCTGCTCCTCGCTGCACATTCCTCAAAGCCACAGAGGACCTGGGTCTGTGTAAGAAATACCACAATGAAGACATGGTTGCATTCTCCTACCACGACAGAGACAACTTCAGCAACGTTG atgacatgcaGGAGTTCCTGACGCTAGCGGAGCGTCAGTACATAGTCAAGAATGAGCTGGACTCTCTACAGGCCCAGAAGAAGCAGAGAATCCCTGGAGTCCTAGAGGCTCCAGGGGTCCTGGAGGCCTGGGAGAACATAT GTCAGAAGCTGGTGAGGGCAGGAGTGATAAAGGACATCTTCCCTCTACATAACCAGCAGAGACTGAATGACCTCGGCAGAAGTTGGTACTATAAGAAGCAGATATGGGGACAGCCTCTCG ATGCAATACAATCATATTTTGGAAGCACCGTGGCGTTTTACTTCAGCTTTCTAGACTTCTACACCTGGGCCCTGGTTCCCCCTGCCTTCCTGGGCCTGGTCCTGACCTTTCTGCTGCCtggaggtggtggggtggtgaaGGAGCAGGCCGTGGAGGGGGTGATGGAGGAGGACGACGATGGCCCCTCGGTCAGTGGTCACATGGTACAGGCTGTATTCAGCATGCTGTGGTCCACGCTGTTCATCGAATTGTGGAAGCGCCGGAGCTCCTCCCTCTCCCACCGCTGGGGCACACTGAACCTGGCTGAGCGCTTTGCCGGGCCCCGCCCTGGCTTCCACGGTACCCTGGGGCTCAACCCTGAAACAGGTCGTCTGGAGCCCCTGTTCCCGGAGTGGCAGAGGCAGCTGCGTGTAGGACTGGTGTCATTGCCCCTAGTGGGGCTGTTCCTGGGACTGGTGGTGCTGGGGATGACAGGCTTCTACCACGGAGAGGCCCTGGTACAGGGCTTCCATCAGGACAGCGGCTCCCTGTTCTCTGGAGCTCTGCTCTACCTACCCTCCATGGCCCACATTGTCTACACCAACATGCTGGGGAATGTGTACCACTCTGTGGCCATGCAACTCACCGAGTGGG AAAACCACCGAGAGGAGTCCTCTTTCCAGAACCATCATACCACCAAAGTCCTCCTG TTTACTTTCTTCAACAACTTTGCTGTGCTCTTCCACATTGCCTTTTACAAACAGGACCTACCACTGCTACGCAAG AGACTTGCCTCTATGCTAATTGGGAACCAGCTGATGAACCAGTGTACAGAGGTGGTGGTGCCATTTATAGTCGACCGATTCCTCAGTGCTGCCCATAAGAAAGAGCAGGAGGACGACCTAGAGGTGGACAAACTCAGAGCCCAGAGAAGCCTTCCTCCTTTTCCA GGCCTGTTTGCGGAGTACATTGAATTGCTGCTGCAGTTTGGGTATTTGAGTCTGTTCTCCTGTGTGTACCCGCTCACCGCCGTCCTCCTGCTCCTCAACAACATCACAGAGATCCGAGGGGATGCCTACAAGATTTGCAAACTGTTCCGCAAGCCATTCTCTGCCCCAGTGTCCAATATGGGGGTGTGGCAG ACAGCGTTTGAGGTTCTGGGCTTTGTCTCAGTCATGTCTAACTgctggctgctgctgctgtcccctCGCGTCCAGGAGttctgtctggagggagggatCAGCGGAAAGAATATCATACTCGTCGCCATCCTGGTTGAG CATGTCCTGATCCTGGTCAAGATGATTCTAGCCTTTATGATCCCAGATGAGCCTGACTGGGTCAGAATCAAGAGGGAACAAATCGAGTTTAACTCTATGCAAGCTCTAGGGCAGCAG AAGCTATGA